Proteins encoded within one genomic window of Actinoplanes octamycinicus:
- a CDS encoding SDR family NAD(P)-dependent oxidoreductase translates to MTGSDPTVGVDPDRLAVCLAVLAEVEALPPEHPDAVSVRRATAGLFKTVKMQRRKERREAVLANDRAVTAATATGAPGRIDDETAGIPLKSATAGASAGVLKQARGCYVCKQRYTVVDAFYHQLCPDCAKINHDRRDARTDLTGRRALLTGGRAKIGMYIALRLLRDGADLTITTRFPHDAVRRFTAMPDSADWIDRLHVVGIDLRDPAQVVGLADSVAARGPLDILINNAAQTVRRTAGSYAAIAAAESEPLPSGKLPELEYFGSAGSSPAAVLTAGTSALTAQQITELALTARSVEIDAGGLVPDTTPTNSWSDRVHEVDPLELLEVQLCNVTAPFILVSRLRPAMTRSKFPRRYVVNVSAMEGIFNRGYKGAGHPHTNMAKAALNMLTRTSAVDMFADGILMTSVDTGWITDERPHPTKMRLHEEGFHAPLDLVDGAARVYDPIVRGEQGEDVYGCFLKDYAPVAW, encoded by the coding sequence ATGACCGGCAGTGACCCGACCGTGGGCGTCGACCCGGACCGCCTGGCGGTCTGTCTCGCCGTGTTGGCCGAGGTGGAGGCTCTGCCGCCGGAGCATCCGGACGCGGTGTCGGTACGGCGGGCGACCGCCGGCCTGTTCAAGACCGTGAAGATGCAGCGGCGCAAGGAGCGGCGGGAGGCGGTGCTGGCCAACGACCGGGCGGTGACCGCGGCGACCGCGACCGGGGCGCCGGGCCGGATCGACGACGAGACCGCCGGGATCCCGCTGAAGAGCGCCACGGCCGGCGCCAGCGCCGGGGTGCTGAAGCAGGCCCGCGGCTGTTACGTGTGCAAGCAGCGCTACACCGTGGTGGACGCGTTCTACCACCAGCTCTGCCCGGACTGCGCCAAGATCAACCACGATCGCCGGGACGCCCGGACCGATCTCACCGGGCGGCGCGCGCTGCTCACCGGCGGCCGCGCCAAGATCGGCATGTACATCGCGTTGCGGCTGCTGCGCGACGGCGCCGACCTGACCATCACCACGCGGTTCCCGCACGACGCGGTGCGGCGGTTCACCGCGATGCCGGACAGCGCCGACTGGATCGACCGGCTGCACGTGGTCGGCATCGACCTGCGCGACCCGGCGCAGGTGGTCGGGCTGGCCGACTCGGTGGCGGCGCGCGGCCCGCTGGACATCCTGATCAACAACGCGGCACAGACGGTGCGGCGGACCGCCGGGTCGTACGCGGCGATCGCGGCCGCCGAGTCCGAGCCGCTGCCCAGCGGCAAGCTGCCCGAGCTGGAGTATTTCGGCAGTGCCGGGAGTTCGCCGGCCGCGGTGCTGACCGCGGGGACGTCGGCGCTCACCGCCCAGCAGATCACCGAGCTGGCGCTCACCGCCCGCTCCGTCGAGATCGACGCGGGCGGCCTGGTGCCGGACACCACGCCGACCAACAGCTGGAGCGACCGGGTCCACGAGGTCGATCCGCTGGAGCTGCTGGAAGTCCAGCTGTGCAACGTGACCGCGCCGTTCATCCTGGTCAGCCGCCTGCGGCCGGCGATGACCCGATCGAAGTTCCCCCGCCGGTACGTCGTGAACGTCTCCGCCATGGAGGGCATCTTCAACCGCGGTTACAAGGGCGCCGGCCACCCGCACACCAACATGGCGAAGGCCGCGCTGAACATGCTGACCCGGACCAGCGCGGTCGACATGTTCGCCGACGGCATCCTGATGACGAGCGTGGACACCGGCTGGATCACCGACGAGCGCCCGCACCCGACCAAGATGCGGCTGCACGAGGAGGGGTTCCACGCCCCGCTGGACCTGGTCGACGGCGCGGCCCGCGTCTACGACCCGATCGTCCGCGGCGAGCAGGGCGAGGACGTCTACGGCTGCTTCCTCAAGGACTACGCCCCGGTCGCCTGGTAG
- a CDS encoding MMPL family transporter: MFAGWGSRVARLRWPVLIVTLVAVLGAGIWGLGVFGQLTEGGYADPTSESARAAEVAAAATGGQDGDVIAIYTPATGTAITDAALTKRIKERLAALPADAVTATTSFWDKKNPAYAAEDKSSAVAVLTLAGDDPAAKTDAYAEIEHNFAVDGATVQLAGSIPLTHASNQRSTDDLAFAELISMPVVLILLLFIFGSLVAASLPVMVGGAAVLGSLGVLHAVALGTEVNSFAVNVASLLGLGMAIDYGLFMVGRFREEQAAGHDPAEAVRRTVGTAGRTVVFSATLLMTALATLLLFPQGFLKSLAYGGLAAVFLAMLLSLTLLPAILAILGPRVDKLPIRLPFAARSGRGWQGLAAFVLRRPVLVAIPILAGLIVLALPIKDVRFGENDERVLPAGDPARVAVETLKASYPQFSSDGVQVVVRGPAGDLASAIAAIPGVTSVDRAGSAKNVTVLNAALTGADSFSAEARQVVDAIRALPAPAGGEILVGGVTARNVDSLDAIADQLPLMIGLLVGATLLLMFLAFGSILLPIKAVIMSALSLSATFGVLVWLFQQGHGSGLLSVTPAPLEAGIVVLMAAVVFGLSTDYEVFLLSRMVEARTRGAATKEAISTGLTSTGRVISAAALLLIVVTGAFALSAITTMRFIGVGMIIALVLDATVVRMLLVPAVLALLGDAAWWAPGPLRRLQERAGLAEHTGPLPASGPLPASGPLPELSGTPADAETEVLDYAAVAAHMSAALAGSNAATTVLPVIKPAEEPLVTAPDETSIIVWGEDEAEAAGTVDDPSASDVVGPDPVEGDEAPGSDRAEEDSVAEDSPASDSVVEESSAEDPVAEESPAADPVAADSPAADPGVADSPAADSDAADSSTADAEAADSPAAESVTKDSPASDPVLADTPASDPAAEDAVQDDSAAGTSPEDISPAGDTSPAESAATAVEAASTAGTASADEVSGSEVTTDNTPSDEPAPIDNGDPEGGVIVSGQTAPSIEPTEAAGRTQLLPVLSEDLSPESAKPTPADATQVLPLYQPAPSSSAASTTQLDDAALEAEAGTATRSEPTAEAADAEPGESAFEAETPKHSELTADAADTEPARAEAAASAEAGADAETAESLPVDAALSAAESPAEADPLPSAEQVLPATEPAGTFDSDSLWAQVEATLAAGTEAAAADSPAATPEPDGASKAAAQEATGPDDHTPVEPTPAEPAPAEPTPAQPTAESPAIAAPVSAIPEAVADAFTWMSDPRIAGIVGGEETPSDTTDPDFTWLTGPTTVLPTTTAARSAAPPDAAADSEPAATPEPATNPEPAATPEPATAPEPAAAPQPDLRRPQTLDDWLGSKPTGTPAQDRLAAPAARQNRPASLGDLPTPPRRRTQEAAAEESPTAEPTIPAAPTTAEPSSPEPAAMEAQPAASIATEPPSPEPAVAEVQPAAPTTAEPSATTEAQPAAPTVTETVSTAPDAAQPADPAANKPAEADEPTRPVESITEAEQADVATTPPDVDAVDASAANDGLSEAALRVPAETPAASIVEEPVPGHVSTDAQAPAPDEKTAAAEPPAAAPGSAPGHGRRPQTLDEWLSGSEPTSATEPQPRPQTLGDLSPVSSIPVSSAAPRRPQTLDEWLHGNPAQPRPQSLDDWVTGENHPVSSAAPRPQSLSDLPTGDNRPVSSAAPRPQTLGDLPTGDNRPVSSAAPRPQTLGDLPTGDNRPVSSAGPRPQSLSDWLSGGNPPAPTRRPASLADHAPDPNRSRPANGGPATTTPGGNDRSVSKDRPGGNDRTETGDRPTNTGPAATDRHPDRETDPDPTAS, translated from the coding sequence GTGTTCGCGGGCTGGGGATCGCGGGTCGCCCGCCTCCGCTGGCCGGTGCTGATCGTCACGCTCGTGGCGGTTCTCGGCGCCGGCATCTGGGGCTTGGGCGTTTTCGGACAGCTCACCGAGGGTGGCTACGCCGATCCCACGAGCGAGTCGGCCCGGGCCGCCGAGGTGGCCGCCGCCGCTACCGGCGGGCAGGACGGTGACGTCATCGCCATCTACACCCCGGCCACCGGGACGGCGATCACCGACGCCGCGCTGACCAAGCGGATCAAGGAGCGGCTGGCCGCGCTGCCGGCGGACGCGGTCACCGCGACCACGTCGTTCTGGGACAAGAAGAACCCGGCGTACGCCGCCGAGGACAAGTCCAGTGCGGTCGCGGTGCTCACCCTGGCCGGCGACGACCCGGCGGCGAAGACCGACGCGTACGCCGAGATCGAGCACAACTTCGCCGTCGACGGCGCCACCGTGCAGCTGGCCGGCAGCATCCCGCTCACCCACGCCTCCAACCAGCGCTCCACCGACGACCTGGCGTTCGCCGAGCTGATCTCGATGCCGGTGGTGCTGATCCTGCTGCTGTTCATCTTCGGTTCGCTGGTCGCGGCGTCGCTGCCGGTGATGGTCGGCGGGGCCGCGGTGCTCGGCTCGCTGGGCGTGCTGCACGCCGTCGCGCTCGGCACCGAGGTGAACTCGTTCGCGGTCAACGTGGCCAGCCTGCTCGGGCTCGGCATGGCGATCGACTACGGGCTGTTCATGGTCGGGCGCTTCCGCGAGGAGCAGGCCGCCGGGCACGACCCGGCCGAGGCCGTCCGGCGTACGGTGGGCACCGCCGGCCGTACCGTGGTCTTCTCCGCCACCCTGCTGATGACCGCGCTCGCCACCCTCCTGCTCTTCCCGCAGGGCTTCCTCAAGTCGCTGGCCTACGGCGGCCTGGCCGCCGTCTTCCTGGCCATGCTGCTCTCCCTCACCCTGCTCCCGGCGATCCTGGCGATCCTCGGCCCGCGGGTCGACAAGCTGCCGATCCGGCTGCCGTTCGCGGCCCGGTCCGGCCGCGGCTGGCAGGGGCTGGCCGCCTTCGTGCTGCGCCGCCCGGTGCTGGTGGCGATCCCGATCCTGGCCGGGCTGATCGTGCTGGCCCTGCCGATCAAGGACGTCCGGTTCGGCGAGAACGACGAGCGGGTGCTGCCGGCCGGCGACCCGGCCCGGGTCGCGGTGGAGACGCTCAAGGCGTCCTACCCGCAGTTCAGCAGCGACGGCGTGCAGGTGGTGGTGCGCGGCCCGGCCGGCGACCTGGCCTCGGCCATCGCGGCGATCCCCGGCGTCACCTCGGTCGACCGGGCCGGCTCGGCGAAGAACGTCACCGTCCTCAACGCCGCGCTGACCGGCGCGGACTCGTTCAGCGCCGAGGCCCGGCAGGTGGTCGACGCGATCCGCGCGCTGCCCGCCCCGGCCGGCGGCGAGATCCTGGTCGGCGGGGTCACCGCCCGCAACGTGGACAGCCTGGACGCGATCGCCGACCAGCTCCCACTGATGATCGGCCTGCTGGTCGGGGCCACCCTGCTGCTGATGTTCCTCGCCTTCGGCTCGATCCTGCTGCCGATCAAGGCGGTGATCATGAGCGCGCTCAGCCTGAGCGCCACCTTCGGCGTGCTCGTCTGGCTGTTCCAGCAGGGCCACGGCTCCGGCCTGCTGTCGGTCACCCCGGCCCCGCTGGAGGCCGGGATCGTGGTGCTGATGGCCGCCGTGGTGTTCGGCCTGTCCACCGACTACGAGGTGTTCCTGCTGTCCCGGATGGTGGAGGCGCGCACCCGCGGCGCCGCCACCAAGGAGGCGATCAGCACCGGCCTGACCAGCACCGGCCGGGTGATCAGCGCCGCCGCCCTGCTGCTCATCGTGGTCACCGGCGCGTTCGCCCTGTCCGCGATCACCACGATGCGCTTCATCGGCGTCGGCATGATCATCGCGCTGGTGCTGGACGCGACGGTGGTCCGGATGCTGCTCGTCCCGGCGGTGCTGGCGCTGCTCGGGGACGCGGCCTGGTGGGCGCCCGGGCCGCTGCGGCGCCTCCAGGAGAGGGCGGGCCTCGCGGAACACACGGGTCCGCTGCCCGCTTCCGGTCCGCTGCCGGCTTCCGGTCCGCTTCCGGAGCTTTCCGGTACGCCCGCCGACGCCGAGACAGAAGTCCTGGACTACGCGGCCGTGGCGGCGCACATGTCGGCTGCGCTGGCGGGCTCGAACGCGGCCACCACCGTCCTGCCGGTGATCAAGCCGGCGGAGGAGCCGCTGGTCACCGCCCCGGACGAGACCTCCATCATCGTGTGGGGCGAGGACGAGGCGGAAGCGGCCGGCACGGTCGACGACCCGTCCGCCTCGGACGTGGTGGGGCCGGATCCTGTCGAGGGTGACGAAGCGCCCGGCTCGGACCGTGCCGAGGAGGACTCCGTCGCGGAGGACTCCCCCGCCTCCGACTCGGTCGTGGAGGAGTCTTCCGCCGAGGATCCGGTCGCGGAGGAGTCACCCGCCGCGGACCCGGTCGCGGCCGACTCACCCGCCGCGGACCCGGGCGTGGCCGACTCACCCGCCGCTGATTCGGACGCGGCCGACTCATCCACCGCCGATGCGGAGGCGGCCGACTCACCCGCCGCCGAATCGGTTACGAAGGACTCGCCTGCCTCCGATCCGGTCTTGGCGGACACTCCCGCCTCGGATCCGGCCGCGGAGGACGCTGTCCAGGACGACTCCGCCGCTGGTACCTCGCCGGAGGACATCTCTCCCGCAGGTGACACATCGCCCGCCGAGTCGGCCGCGACCGCGGTGGAGGCCGCCTCGACCGCCGGCACCGCGTCCGCCGACGAGGTTTCCGGCAGCGAAGTAACCACGGACAACACCCCGTCTGACGAACCGGCGCCGATCGACAACGGTGATCCGGAAGGCGGCGTGATCGTTTCCGGTCAAACCGCGCCTTCCATCGAGCCGACAGAGGCCGCCGGCCGGACCCAGCTCCTCCCGGTCCTCTCGGAAGACCTCTCCCCCGAGTCGGCCAAGCCCACCCCGGCCGATGCCACTCAGGTGCTCCCCCTCTACCAGCCCGCTCCGTCCAGCTCGGCGGCGTCGACCACCCAGCTCGACGACGCCGCGCTCGAAGCCGAAGCCGGGACCGCGACACGCAGCGAGCCCACTGCGGAAGCCGCGGACGCGGAGCCCGGCGAGTCCGCCTTCGAAGCCGAGACCCCCAAGCACAGCGAACTCACCGCGGACGCCGCAGACACGGAGCCCGCCCGGGCTGAGGCTGCGGCATCCGCCGAAGCCGGCGCGGACGCCGAGACCGCTGAGTCGCTGCCCGTGGACGCCGCGCTTTCGGCCGCCGAGTCCCCGGCCGAGGCGGACCCGCTTCCGTCTGCGGAACAAGTCCTGCCTGCCACGGAACCGGCCGGAACCTTCGACAGCGACTCACTCTGGGCCCAGGTCGAAGCGACGCTGGCCGCCGGCACGGAAGCCGCAGCCGCCGACTCCCCCGCCGCTACCCCCGAGCCGGACGGCGCCTCGAAGGCCGCCGCTCAAGAGGCGACTGGCCCCGACGACCACACCCCGGTCGAGCCCACCCCAGCGGAACCCGCACCGGCGGAGCCCACACCGGCCCAGCCGACAGCCGAATCACCCGCGATCGCGGCGCCGGTCAGTGCGATCCCCGAGGCAGTCGCTGACGCGTTCACCTGGATGTCCGACCCTCGCATCGCCGGGATCGTCGGCGGCGAGGAAACCCCGAGCGACACCACCGACCCGGACTTCACCTGGCTGACCGGCCCGACAACCGTTCTGCCCACCACTACCGCCGCCCGGTCGGCTGCCCCGCCGGACGCCGCTGCCGACTCGGAGCCCGCGGCAACGCCGGAGCCCGCCACCAACCCCGAGCCCGCCGCAACGCCGGAGCCCGCCACCGCTCCCGAACCAGCGGCCGCACCGCAGCCGGACCTCCGCCGCCCGCAGACTCTGGACGACTGGCTGGGCAGCAAGCCCACCGGCACGCCCGCCCAGGACCGCCTCGCCGCACCCGCTGCTCGGCAGAACCGTCCCGCCTCCCTGGGCGACCTCCCCACTCCTCCGCGCCGCCGCACTCAGGAGGCCGCGGCGGAGGAATCCCCCACCGCCGAGCCGACCATTCCCGCAGCCCCGACCACCGCGGAGCCGTCATCCCCGGAACCGGCCGCCATGGAAGCCCAGCCCGCAGCCTCCATCGCTACGGAGCCGCCGTCCCCGGAACCGGCCGTCGCGGAGGTCCAGCCCGCAGCTCCGACGACCGCTGAACCCTCAGCCACCACGGAAGCCCAGCCCGCCGCGCCCACTGTCACCGAAACAGTGTCGACGGCACCGGACGCCGCGCAGCCTGCCGACCCAGCGGCGAACAAGCCGGCCGAGGCCGACGAGCCCACCCGCCCGGTCGAGTCGATCACGGAAGCCGAGCAGGCCGACGTGGCAACCACCCCGCCGGACGTCGACGCTGTGGATGCCTCGGCCGCAAACGACGGCCTCTCCGAGGCAGCGCTGCGGGTCCCTGCCGAGACACCCGCCGCATCGATCGTCGAGGAGCCGGTCCCCGGCCACGTCTCCACCGACGCCCAGGCACCGGCCCCGGACGAAAAGACGGCCGCCGCTGAGCCCCCCGCGGCCGCGCCGGGCAGCGCCCCCGGCCATGGTCGTCGCCCGCAGACGTTGGACGAGTGGCTGTCCGGCAGCGAACCGACCTCCGCGACCGAGCCGCAACCCCGCCCGCAGACCCTGGGCGACCTCTCCCCGGTGAGCTCGATCCCGGTCAGCTCGGCCGCGCCCCGCCGTCCCCAGACCCTGGACGAGTGGCTGCACGGCAATCCCGCCCAGCCCCGCCCCCAAAGTCTCGACGACTGGGTGACCGGCGAGAACCACCCGGTCAGCTCCGCCGCACCCCGCCCGCAGAGCCTGAGCGACCTGCCGACCGGCGACAACCGACCGGTCAGCTCCGCCGCACCCCGGCCGCAGACCCTCGGCGACCTGCCGACCGGCGACAACCGACCGGTCAGCTCCGCCGCACCCCGGCCGCAGACCCTCGGCGACCTACCGACCGGCGACAACCGACCGGTCAGCTCCGCCGGGCCCCGGCCCCAGAGCCTCAGCGACTGGCTGAGCGGCGGAAACCCCCCGGCACCGACCCGCCGCCCGGCCTCGCTGGCCGACCACGCTCCCGACCCGAACCGTTCCCGCCCGGCCAACGGCGGCCCGGCCACCACCACGCCGGGCGGCAACGACCGTTCCGTGAGCAAGGACCGTCCCGGAGGCAACGACCGCACCGAGACCGGCGACCGCCCCACCAACACCGGTCCCGCCGCAACCGACCGCCACCCCGACCGCGAGACCGACCCGGACCCGACCGCGTCCTGA
- a CDS encoding FKBP-type peptidyl-prolyl cis-trans isomerase yields the protein MSDRTVAASKRRSQAIAGGVAGALVFVVLAIVFFVVRSGDDDKQPVASATATTAATADAAAAPEPAASAEPTASSAPAAAGSGAAAGTLSPELSKEPEIKPGTGGPLSKLVITPLVKGTGPVVKAGQTVTFNYKLIPYAGGAVMDSSWSRGQPFTSVIGAGQLIAGWDQGIPGQKVGSRIQMDIPAALAYKDQDLRFIVDILDAK from the coding sequence ATGAGTGACCGGACCGTTGCGGCGAGCAAGCGTCGCAGCCAGGCGATCGCGGGCGGGGTGGCCGGCGCGCTCGTCTTCGTGGTGCTGGCGATCGTCTTCTTCGTGGTGCGTTCCGGCGACGACGACAAGCAACCGGTGGCGTCCGCGACCGCCACCACCGCCGCCACCGCCGACGCGGCCGCCGCTCCGGAGCCGGCCGCCAGTGCGGAGCCGACCGCCAGTTCGGCGCCGGCCGCGGCGGGCAGCGGCGCCGCCGCCGGCACCCTGTCGCCCGAGCTGTCCAAGGAGCCGGAGATCAAGCCGGGCACCGGCGGCCCGCTCAGCAAGCTGGTGATCACCCCGCTGGTGAAGGGCACCGGCCCGGTCGTCAAGGCCGGTCAGACGGTGACCTTCAACTACAAGCTGATCCCGTACGCCGGCGGCGCCGTGATGGACTCCTCGTGGAGCCGCGGCCAGCCGTTCACCTCGGTGATCGGCGCCGGCCAGCTGATCGCCGGCTGGGACCAGGGCATCCCGGGGCAGAAGGTGGGCAGCCGGATCCAGATGGACATCCCGGCCGCCCTCGCCTACAAGGACCAGGACCTCCGCTTCATCGTGGACATCCTGGACGCGAAGTAG
- the yaaA gene encoding peroxide stress protein YaaA, which produces MLILLPPSEGKTPATTGDPVDHATLWLPQLGPARSRVQSRLVALCKRTSARSVADSLSVLGLSDGQRGELARNAELPVAPAAPAVEVYTGVLYEALDAGTLDEAARKWLFETAVVFSGLWGVVRLGDRIPAYRCSVGVTLPVLGGLTAYWKKALRTALDQAAAGGPVLDLRSGAYAAMWAPPAGAADRVAALRVLHEKVVGGVPKRSVVSHFNKATKGRLVRALAAGQAAPESVDELITAIRDLGFTVEEEPAPAGKPRRLDVVVAEL; this is translated from the coding sequence GTGCTGATCCTGTTGCCGCCGTCCGAGGGGAAGACCCCTGCCACCACCGGGGATCCGGTCGACCACGCCACGCTCTGGCTGCCCCAGCTGGGCCCGGCCCGGTCCCGGGTGCAGAGCCGGCTGGTGGCGCTCTGCAAGCGCACCAGCGCGCGTTCGGTGGCCGACTCGCTGAGCGTGCTCGGGCTCAGCGACGGGCAGCGCGGTGAGCTGGCGCGCAACGCGGAGCTGCCGGTGGCGCCCGCCGCGCCGGCCGTCGAGGTCTACACCGGCGTGCTCTACGAGGCGCTGGACGCCGGGACGCTGGACGAGGCGGCGCGCAAGTGGCTGTTCGAGACCGCGGTGGTGTTCTCCGGGCTGTGGGGCGTGGTGCGGCTCGGCGACCGGATCCCGGCCTACCGGTGTTCGGTCGGGGTGACGCTGCCGGTGCTGGGCGGGCTCACCGCGTACTGGAAGAAGGCGTTGCGGACGGCCCTCGATCAGGCGGCGGCCGGCGGACCGGTGCTGGATCTGCGGTCCGGCGCCTACGCGGCGATGTGGGCGCCGCCGGCCGGGGCCGCGGACCGGGTCGCGGCGCTGCGGGTGCTGCACGAGAAGGTGGTCGGCGGGGTGCCGAAACGGTCCGTGGTGAGCCACTTCAACAAGGCCACCAAGGGGCGGCTGGTGCGCGCGCTCGCCGCCGGGCAGGCCGCGCCGGAGTCGGTGGACGAGCTGATCACCGCGATCCGGGACCTGGGCTTCACGGTCGAGGAGGAGCCGGCGCCGGCGGGAAAGCCCCGCCGGCTCGACGTCGTCGTCGCGGAACTGTAG
- a CDS encoding STAS domain-containing protein yields MDVSLVHRAGAVIVQVRGNLDLDSAPELAARLDEALTGPHPRIVVDLAGVEFCDSIGLSTFVVGFKRAEAAGGWLRLASPGEFLERLLDTLGLASRLGVYPTVGDALAGRADDL; encoded by the coding sequence ATGGATGTCTCGCTCGTCCACCGGGCCGGCGCGGTGATCGTGCAGGTCCGGGGGAATCTCGATCTGGACAGCGCGCCCGAGCTGGCCGCCCGGCTGGACGAGGCGCTCACCGGGCCGCACCCGCGGATCGTGGTCGACCTGGCCGGCGTGGAGTTCTGCGACTCGATCGGGCTGAGCACGTTCGTGGTCGGCTTCAAGCGGGCCGAGGCGGCCGGCGGCTGGCTGCGGCTCGCCTCGCCCGGCGAGTTCCTGGAGCGGCTGCTCGACACGCTCGGGCTGGCCAGCCGCCTCGGCGTCTACCCGACGGTCGGCGACGCGCTGGCCGGCCGCGCCGACGACCTGTGA
- a CDS encoding helix-turn-helix transcriptional regulator, translating to MAPKPTKVTNRIRALRAAAGGMTQADLARELGVTRQTVIAIEQGKYSPSLELAFQIARLFRQPLDEVFQYDEEA from the coding sequence ATGGCCCCGAAACCGACCAAGGTCACCAATCGGATCCGCGCGCTGCGGGCCGCGGCCGGCGGCATGACCCAGGCCGACCTGGCCCGCGAGCTGGGCGTCACCCGGCAGACCGTGATCGCCATCGAGCAGGGGAAGTACTCGCCGTCGCTGGAGCTGGCGTTCCAGATCGCCCGGCTCTTCCGGCAGCCCCTCGACGAGGTCTTCCAGTACGACGAGGAGGCCTGA
- a CDS encoding TetR/AcrR family transcriptional regulator has product MPTGVALRDVRRQLFEAADRILLRAGPSALTSRAVTTEAGCAKGVLHRHFDDFDAFLADYVLDRVERLAPETAALRETAGTGTVAGNLTTALIAVFESVAVAIVALITFRDGLRARLRHTWPAGVPVLTEAAEMIAGYLAAERERGRVPAGTDVEVLAAMLIGTGHLLFADRTGERPGPARVHQMVTSVLNQATSPSP; this is encoded by the coding sequence GTGCCAACCGGGGTTGCCCTTCGCGACGTGCGCCGCCAGCTCTTCGAGGCCGCCGACCGGATCCTGCTGCGAGCCGGGCCGAGCGCGCTGACCAGCCGGGCGGTGACCACCGAGGCCGGCTGCGCCAAGGGCGTGCTGCACCGGCACTTCGACGACTTCGACGCGTTTCTCGCCGACTACGTGCTGGACCGGGTCGAGCGGCTCGCCCCGGAGACGGCCGCGCTGCGCGAGACGGCCGGCACCGGCACCGTGGCCGGCAACCTGACCACCGCGCTGATCGCGGTCTTCGAGTCGGTGGCGGTGGCCATCGTCGCGCTGATCACCTTCCGCGACGGGCTGCGTGCCCGGCTGCGCCACACCTGGCCGGCCGGGGTGCCGGTGCTCACCGAGGCGGCCGAGATGATCGCCGGTTACCTGGCCGCCGAGCGGGAGCGGGGCCGGGTCCCGGCCGGCACCGACGTGGAGGTGCTGGCGGCGATGCTGATCGGGACCGGTCACCTGCTCTTCGCCGACCGCACCGGCGAGCGGCCCGGCCCGGCCCGGGTCCACCAGATGGTGACCTCGGTGCTGAATCAGGCCACCTCGCCGTCGCCTTGA
- a CDS encoding class I SAM-dependent methyltransferase → MPTHHLRQTAESFGVDAARYDRTRPPYPVALLRRIVDRSPGRAVLNAGCGTGIESRQLRELGCTVLGVEPDPRMADVARSTGIAVEVATFEDWEPGGREFDLVVAGTAWHWIDPVAGAAKAAAVLRPGGRLAPFWHTFQLPDELAAGFAEAYRRLLPDSPFQFGQTPAASALDGYRPILDRAAEGIRAAGGFGEPEVWHVDWERVYSRDDYLDQLPTSGALTRATPAQLAEIQEAVGAVIDRLGGSFVMRYTSAAVTAARD, encoded by the coding sequence ATGCCCACTCATCACCTCCGGCAGACCGCCGAGTCGTTCGGCGTCGACGCCGCGCGCTACGACCGCACCCGCCCGCCCTACCCGGTCGCGCTCCTCCGGCGGATCGTCGACCGGTCCCCGGGCCGCGCGGTGCTGAACGCCGGCTGCGGCACCGGCATCGAGTCCCGCCAGCTGCGCGAGCTGGGCTGCACTGTGCTCGGCGTCGAGCCGGACCCGCGGATGGCCGATGTCGCCCGGTCCACCGGGATCGCCGTCGAGGTGGCCACATTCGAGGACTGGGAGCCCGGCGGCCGGGAGTTCGACCTGGTCGTGGCCGGGACCGCCTGGCACTGGATCGACCCGGTGGCCGGCGCGGCCAAGGCGGCGGCGGTGCTGCGGCCGGGCGGGCGGCTCGCGCCGTTCTGGCACACCTTCCAGCTGCCCGACGAGCTGGCCGCCGGGTTCGCGGAGGCTTACCGGCGACTGCTGCCGGACTCGCCGTTCCAGTTCGGCCAGACGCCGGCCGCCTCGGCGCTGGACGGTTACCGGCCGATCCTGGACCGGGCCGCGGAGGGCATCCGGGCGGCCGGCGGCTTCGGCGAGCCGGAGGTGTGGCACGTCGACTGGGAGCGGGTCTACTCCCGGGACGATTATCTGGACCAGCTCCCGACGTCCGGGGCGCTCACCCGGGCCACCCCGGCCCAGCTCGCCGAGATCCAGGAGGCGGTCGGCGCGGTGATCGACCGGCTGGGCGGCAGCTTCGTCATGCGCTACACGTCCGCCGCGGTCACCGCGGCACGCGACTGA